Proteins from one Mus caroli chromosome 3, CAROLI_EIJ_v1.1, whole genome shotgun sequence genomic window:
- the Pex2 gene encoding peroxisome biogenesis factor 2 isoform X1, producing the protein MFIFYRKINQVKEPLRNYSIREDMTGKEENMQSANRVLRISQLDALELNKALEQLVWSQFTQCFHGFKPGLLARFEPEVKAFLWLFLWRFTIYSKNATVGQSVLNIQYKNDSSLNLLYXPPXKTQKLWYAVCTIGGRWLEERCYDLFRNHHLASFGKAKQFMNFLVGLLKLGELINFLIFLQNGKFATSTERLLGIHSVFCKPQNMREVGFEYMNRELLWHGFAEFLIFLLPLINIQKLKAKLSSWCIPLTGATGHDSTLGSSGKECALCGEWPTMPHTIGCEHVFCYYCVKSSFLFDIYFTCPKCGTEVHSVQPLKSGIEMSEVNAL; encoded by the exons ATGTTTATATTCTACAGGAAAATAAATCAAGTGAAGGAGCCACTTAGAAATTACAG CATCAGAGAAGATATGACTGGCAAAGAAGAGAATATGCAGAGTGCAAACAGAGTGCTGAGGATAAGTCAGTTGGATGCACTTGAACTGAATAAGGCCCTGGAGCAGCTTGTGTGGTCCCAGTTTACTCAGTGCTTTCATGGATTTAAGCCAGGACTGTTAGCTCGCTTTGAGCCAGAAGTAAAAGCATTTCTGTGGCTTTTCCTATGGAGGTTCACCATCTACTCCAAAAATGCCACCGTGGGGCAGTCAGTTTTAAATATTCAGTACAAAAATGATTCTTCTCTCAACCTGCTATACCANCCACCAANTAAAACTCAGAAACTGTGGTATGCTGTGTGCACCATTGGGGGCAGGTGGTTAGAAGAACGATGTTATGATTTGTTTCGAAACCATCATTTAGCGTCTTTTGGGAAAGCCAAACAGTTCATGAATTTTCTGGttggacttttaaaattaggGGAGTTGATAAACTTCTTGATTTTCCTACAAAACGGAAAGTTTGCAACTTCAACAGAACGCCTCCTTGGCATTCATTCCGTATTTTGCAAGCCCCAGAACATGCGCGAAGTTGGCTTTGAGTACATGAATAGGGAACTTCTCTGGCATGGCTTTGCTGagtttctgatttttctcttacCACTTATCAATATCCAGAAGTTGAAAGCCAAATTGTCTTCCTGGTGTATCCCCCTTACTGGTGCTACTGGTCATGACAGTACACTAGGCAGCAGTGGAAAAGAGTGTGCTCTGTGTGGAGAGTGGCCCACAATGCCTCACACTATTGGATGTGAACATGTATTTTGTTACTACTGTGTTAAGAGTAGCTTCCTATTTGACATATACTTTACGTGCCCAAAGTGTGGCACAGAAGTGCACAGTGTGCAGCCCTTGAAATCGGGAATTGAAATGTCAGAAGTAAATGCTCTTTAG
- the Pex2 gene encoding peroxisome biogenesis factor 2 isoform X2, protein MTGKEENMQSANRVLRISQLDALELNKALEQLVWSQFTQCFHGFKPGLLARFEPEVKAFLWLFLWRFTIYSKNATVGQSVLNIQYKNDSSLNLLYXPPXKTQKLWYAVCTIGGRWLEERCYDLFRNHHLASFGKAKQFMNFLVGLLKLGELINFLIFLQNGKFATSTERLLGIHSVFCKPQNMREVGFEYMNRELLWHGFAEFLIFLLPLINIQKLKAKLSSWCIPLTGATGHDSTLGSSGKECALCGEWPTMPHTIGCEHVFCYYCVKSSFLFDIYFTCPKCGTEVHSVQPLKSGIEMSEVNAL, encoded by the coding sequence ATGACTGGCAAAGAAGAGAATATGCAGAGTGCAAACAGAGTGCTGAGGATAAGTCAGTTGGATGCACTTGAACTGAATAAGGCCCTGGAGCAGCTTGTGTGGTCCCAGTTTACTCAGTGCTTTCATGGATTTAAGCCAGGACTGTTAGCTCGCTTTGAGCCAGAAGTAAAAGCATTTCTGTGGCTTTTCCTATGGAGGTTCACCATCTACTCCAAAAATGCCACCGTGGGGCAGTCAGTTTTAAATATTCAGTACAAAAATGATTCTTCTCTCAACCTGCTATACCANCCACCAANTAAAACTCAGAAACTGTGGTATGCTGTGTGCACCATTGGGGGCAGGTGGTTAGAAGAACGATGTTATGATTTGTTTCGAAACCATCATTTAGCGTCTTTTGGGAAAGCCAAACAGTTCATGAATTTTCTGGttggacttttaaaattaggGGAGTTGATAAACTTCTTGATTTTCCTACAAAACGGAAAGTTTGCAACTTCAACAGAACGCCTCCTTGGCATTCATTCCGTATTTTGCAAGCCCCAGAACATGCGCGAAGTTGGCTTTGAGTACATGAATAGGGAACTTCTCTGGCATGGCTTTGCTGagtttctgatttttctcttacCACTTATCAATATCCAGAAGTTGAAAGCCAAATTGTCTTCCTGGTGTATCCCCCTTACTGGTGCTACTGGTCATGACAGTACACTAGGCAGCAGTGGAAAAGAGTGTGCTCTGTGTGGAGAGTGGCCCACAATGCCTCACACTATTGGATGTGAACATGTATTTTGTTACTACTGTGTTAAGAGTAGCTTCCTATTTGACATATACTTTACGTGCCCAAAGTGTGGCACAGAAGTGCACAGTGTGCAGCCCTTGAAATCGGGAATTGAAATGTCAGAAGTAAATGCTCTTTAG